GAAATGTGTTTCTACTGTATTTATCGGTgcttactaaaataaattgtgcTAGTCTTCGCCTTCAAAACAAGACAACTTTGTGTCTTGCGTTGAATAAGACACGTCATAGGAATGTCTTAAACGTGGCTTGTGATATGGCATCTGAATCACTGACATGGCTTCGGCCGTTTATCCAGCCAATGTGGCATCCGCCACATCATACTAGTGATGAGGAAACTACTAGAACTCCCCAAGTTTTTgaataattatcaaattaaaatctaTACTAAATTTTAGTACAAAAGATACCTTAATCTTTCAAAAAATATCCCAAACAATCCTATATGTCTCTCAAGGGCGTTTGAATACAGATTGATTTGAATTtgagttaatttttttgtttggattaaaaatattaagaatttttttaatttgagttAAATCCAAGCTAATCTTCAcatgtttgaaatatttgtcCAATCAACATATAGTCTgactcaaaataaaaaaattaatagtgtcAATTTTGACCTATATGATAACAATTTAAACtgatagaaaaaatataaaagattatataaaaaaatcaagcatAAAAAGTACTTTAACAAATCGACCAATCTAATTCTTTAATCCGGACatgtatgtttgatattatcaAAAGTTATCTATTTTTGTTTAGTTCGATTCTAGACATAAAGGatttacttaaattttaatataaatcaaGCCAAAATAACCGAGCAAAAAATTAATTGAGTCGAAACgatcaatttgatttggtttaaattcaaaaataaataaaaaattggtaATATGGAGATGGATatattgccaaaataaatttacaagtCTTTTTGCTTTGATCGTTCCAATTGGCTACAATCTCTAGGAATGgaattctctcaagttcattttgaacttgagggggttaTGTTCATGATTTACACCACTCACtatataatgaacggtgtagataaaaaaagatacaattttaatcaaattaatctacaccgttcattttataatgaacggtgtagatcgtgaacatgacccctcaagttcaaaatgaacttgaagGAATTCCAATCCCAATCTCTATTATATGTAGCTGTAAGAATATTCTTATTGCTGGTATGACATTTTCCTTTCAATCTTAAATTTATAACGATGGACtaaatagttaatttttttcctACAATGTGGTTAAATGTATATatcttaataatttaaaagtatattaaaaaattagtatttattttgtaaagagAAAGTAAAGTTATATAACTTTTagggttaattcttaaaaaaatcacgaactttacacgaagtttcattttaaccatgatctttaaaagttgtcatttaaagacacgaactttcatattgtttcaaattcatcatttcagtgtatttttattaactaaaatcttcattaaattattaataaaagccccaaattattaattaacatcaaaacttattatctttcagttagagtatctaggattatgaatttttagtcagataaaataaaccgaattttactttggtgatagatttgaaataaaatgaaagttcgtgcctttaaatgacaacttttaaaggtcatgattaaaatgaaattacgtgtaaagttcgtgatttttttaagaattaaccctaatttttatatactaatatttttatgagaatTAGATTTGTAACTATATTCATGCTAGATTGAACTCACCTAGAGCAAGAGCTAACTAAATCGAGAAGAGCATTTCAATAAAGAAGAGTCAATTCTTGCACAGAAGGATAGAGCGGATCTCAAAACAATGTGATTGTTTTCAAttacaaacaattataaatcatataaattctatcaagtaattttttatttgaaacaaattataaatttattgtaattaatataatttataaattatatactgATAGAGATTAATATACAATagattttttagtaattaatatacatgataaattaaatatcattaatttttttaaaaattagtttaacgaatatgacataaaaaaatataaaatatatgttaaaccCTTTCTATTTGCAGGGCTACTGTTGatatgatattataaaaaagtcAGGCGAATATACTTTACTATCTCTCTAAAACATAACCTTTATCTTCAGtccaaaattaatattatatttaactcAAAAAATATCAAGTTgacattcaataaaaaaataatcatcaaaaacaatATTCGCAAAACAAAatactttaatttataaatagtaCATAATACAACGAGCTGTAactcaaatgttataaattggacAAAAAACTGTTAAGGTCGTGAGTTCAAATTATCCCACAAGCTCTCCTCTTTTCCAGttatcaagaaaaaaaaattataatacatAATAAAATAAGTATTAGATAAAATTACTTTGATTATGTTCaaagtataaattaatttatttttcgtgTGTGTGTtcttttagaaaatataaaaatggatatttgtatataatatattttaaattttataaattggtaagtaatagaattattaattactcGACATAGAACGAAGAgtctctaaaattttaattagttattagaattatcaatttattgaaTATCAAATATTATAAGGTCTACTATAGCTActtttgaaaactaaaaatgagTAAAATGAGTAAAAATGAtgataaaaatcaataaaattaaatagttggatggatttgattataaaatttaaaatagtctatttatacaattttaagttattactaatttattaaatatcaaCTATTATAAGGTCTACTATGGCTActtttgaaaactaaaaattagtaaaaggagtaaaaatgataataaaaatcaattcaaataatTGTATGgatttgattataaaatttatattaattttatttataattttataatatacacaataagtttgtttttactttgttttaaaaaaaaattgcaaaattaaaTTACACATACTAATACTTATATAAATAGAACTAGGTCCATTTTTAGttatgatataaatataaatatgaaatataaTGAAAATACGAATGATTTATTCAACTTATTAGTCTAATTTTTTCAACAATCAtcacttttataaaatttaaattttaaatataagataaatattaaatatattaaacttgtgtatttgattttaaaaatttaaaaatttaaaattttaaaaacatacttTTAGATtgacttaatcaccaaaaagaaATACCAATTTTTTGTGAGTTATGTCAATTATATCCAAGCCTACAAAAGGTACTAAATATGCTAAAACGGACTAATGtgacgatttttaaaagtttgaatagAACTGATAAAACTTGTAAAGGTTCAATATTTTTTAGTGATAAAAtctttttagtttaaaaaatcaattggCTGGAGctagtataattttattttattttaaaaaaaattatattacattacaaataaaaaatttattatatttctaaataaaaagactgacctattttataaaaatataaaaattaattatttagtttattgttataaattgaggatttaaattggttttgtttatttgCTCATTTATCGTTGTTAGGGacaattattttgatatattttgagaGAAATTTTTATATAGATTCAGTCTATTACGTCATTTATGGGTTAagccaatcatatcataacacctcattaaaatggggatatttttgtaatttcatttactatttgcatacacttttgaataatgatattataagaatatcctcattttaatgaagtgttatgatatactccctccgttctaatagaattgtccactttacctttatcacacagtttaagaaaagcaattattgtttatgggttttgtaaaatttaccttacttttcttatcatacccctatttaatatggGATCCACTTACAatatactttcaatttactcattagtggatttttaATAGGGGTGATgtagaaaaattaaatgtaaaagttaattattttttgaaggccaaatgttgtaaaaaggccaaaccttttataaaagtttcacaaaagtcctgacctttcaattttgtcgattttggccaaaaacaaattatttggtctcaattgtggccaactctcaatttgatttcaatttgcctatgtgacgcctatgtggtgCCTAtatggcatgccaaatattgaaaggtcgggacttttgtgaaaccaaataatctatttttggccaaaatcgacaaaattgaaaggtcaggacttttgtgaaaccaaataatcagtttttggctaaaatcgataaaattgaaaggtcaggacttttgtgaaaggtttggcctttttataacatttggccttttttgaAAGTatacaagagttttgggataatttttttttctcaaagtggaTAATTCTATTGGAACGAATGGAGTAATTGATTTATTCCACAGATAACGTGAGTCTACCTAAGTATTTCTCCTATTTTGAAcgattatgatttattttttctgTGTATAATTTAGTTTGTTCATATAATGAAAAGgctaaatgttataaaaatgccaaacctttcacaaaagtttcacaaaagtcctgacctttcaattttgtcgattttggccaaaaactgattatttggtttcacaaaagtcccgacctttcaattttgtcgattttggccaaaaacaaattatttgatttcacaaaagtcctgacctttcaatatttagcatgccacataggcgtcacataggcaaattgaaatcaaattgagagttggccacaattaaaaccaaataatttgtttttggccaaaatcgacaaaattgaaaggccaggacttttgtgaaacttttataaaagggtTGGCCTTTTTATAACACTTGGCCTAATGAAAATGATACTGTGGAGAAGGTATGTCATCGAGCAGGCAAATCACAACTGACCTACATGGCAGTAGCCTCATTATCAACAAAACCCACATGGCAGTAGCCGCATAATCAACATAACCCACATGGCTACGGCCATGTCATCCTTCTGATTCATAGGGCTATTGACACATCATCAACTCAGCACATGTGgcatgtacacatcctcaatGGGGTGATGCGGTGTTCCCGTATGCGTTATCTGCAGCCACCTGATATCTCACGGCGGGTAACGCCACGTCAGATGTATTATGCGGTCACACAAATCTCGAATGTGCCAAATAGACGGTAGATACTAAGGCTTATACACTGCGCACAATACGAACGAAAACACTCAACCTTTTCCTTCAACCCAAATATGTCGCCTTTATTTAATGTTGAGAATAACTCAATTCGCGCCAATATCAATTTTGGCGCGCTAGTTATTCCCTCTTATTTCAGTAGCAAATCCCTAAATGGCTAAACCTATCGCACCACCCAATTTTCTTTTTGCCGGATTATTATCTCTCTTTCTCATAATCTCGATCGCATTACCCTCCAGTCTGTCCTCTCATTGAGACGGATTAGCTGAGCGGTGAATCTAAGGTGAGAGCCGCTAAATAGTCATTTATCTTTATTTGTTACTGCTAGATCtgcagttttttaattttatattgcttatttGTTTGCTTCTTcgtaattgtgttttttttctttcgcaAATGAGTTGTTCAGTTACAAGGAATCAGTGCTCTAAGCTGAGATTTGATGAGAACTTTGATTTGCCTCTTTGCCTGATTGTACTTGTTCGAATTATGGTtaattcattcaatttttaGCTGAAATACTTGATTTGCTGTGGTAGCTGTAAAACCCATAAGATAACATGTGAGTTCTTCGTGTTTTTTCTGTTTCTAATATTCTTAATTTGCTCAAAAATAGGGTTTTTCTTTTGTCAATATGCATACTCTTTTCTGTGAATGTGACTTAACATCCGATGAAACTATAGAATTCAGTTGCTGAACATCATTATGAATTTTGGAACTAGAATTGGAGTCACAACTGCAAATCTATATATATGCTTAATAAGTGTAGAATATGGTATGAAGACTTAAATCAGATTTGTTATCTACAATTTTCAGACCTCAATGACTTCATGCAATTACTcccatttttattattgttatttttgctCCAAACTGTAGTCGATAGTTATGTAAAATGCAGTGGCTAAATGGTAGCAGATTTATTGCCTGTTTTTATAATTGAACATCTAGTGATTCTGGACAGTCCATCAGTTACAATTTTCTTGTGGCTAAATCAAAGCTGTCACAGAAGGTCATAACTTTAGCCACTGTGTATGCCTATTGCCTCCATTTTAAACTCTAAATAACATGGCTGTGTATGAAGTTCTACAAGCTCGATTATTTTCATCGGCAAGTGCAATATGAAAATTGACATTCTatattaaaatcataacctGTTATGTTCTCCATTTTAGgcttttttttcttcatgtTGTTGGATTATCTATACTTGATGATTAATTTTTCTCTTCTTGCAAGGTTGTCATTTTGCAACCATCTATGCAACAGTAGAGAAGTACTTTTATCCAATGAAGTTAAGGAGCTGCAGTCATTTACACTCTTTCCAGGCCATTAAAGGTGGTTTGGTGACAAAAGTCTTGAATGTCTGTCATGGGAAGCCAGCTCTTAAATTCAAGGCTGTCAAAGATATATATGAAACTGAAGATACAAAAGATTTTGATCTAATTTCAGTGATTAGCCGGAAACTTAAGTTTGTCGACACTACGGTTGAATGTGATAGGTCAATGGATGAAAGTCTAGATATACTTGGAGGAGAAAGAAAAGCAGTCAAAAGTGAAGAAGAAACTTCAGAATCTAGCTGCAAAGACTGTGATGGCCAAGCAGGAGATTTAGACGAGCTTAACCTTGCGAATATGACACTGAAGCAATTTAAGGATAGATGTAAAAAAGAGAGGAAATGTTCCAGACATGTTGATTCAAGTAAAAGAACAAAAACTTGTTCACTTGGAGGCCAAGACCATTTTAGCTCCCAACCCAAGAAGGACGAGTATGATATCTTGGAGCCTCTCAGCTGTTGGAAATCTAGaattttaaagaagaaaaagatagagaaaaggAAGAGAAGAAATAGTGTCTCCGGCTCATTTCAAAATGCACTATCAATTGTGAAGTTTGGAGACTTTCTCATTGATCAAGTTGTGTTTCAGTACAGTGAAAATTTTCCAGTACCTATTCCTATCAAAGTTGAAGTTCCAGAGCATAGTTATTCAGAATGCAAAGATATGATCACTTTTGGTTTGGATTCCTCTTGTAATTGTGATGAACAACTGACGTGTAGAGGAATGATATCTTACGAAGAGGGGACAGCTGATGATAATGATTGGGAGAGCGATCCTCTAACATCTCTAATAGCCATTGAAGATCTTGATACATCTAAAGATTGTGTTTCCGAAACTGGGATGACTGAGATATGCAGTGAAGAGTTGGAAACTGATGCCTGTGGGTTTGAAACTCAGATCCCAACTCTGCACAGTGATGAGCCTCAAAGCTCTACTGTTAATGAACAATCCTATGATAATATCGAGCATGCAGACCCTAAAACAATTATTGGCATTCAAGCTTCAGATGAGGAGATAAAGACGGAGGGTTCAGAAGTGGAGATAGTAAAAGAAGGTATTGCAGAACTGGTCAGTCAGTTTCCAGAATTGTCCATAGTACAAGGTGTAGATGATGAGTATTCTGCCATTGGTCAAATTCCAAAATCCAACTCCACTGGAACAGTTTCTCCTAGCAATGATCATAGCCCTGAGGCTGAAATGTACCATGACACCAAAAAATTTCCTTGTGTTCATGAGCAGTCTCAGAAAACTAGCAGTAATAGCCAAGTTCAAGCGCCTGAAATCAGATTTAATTTTGAATGTGTGGAATTCAGCGAAAGAAATGGGTCATGTCTTACAGATCATGACGCTAAAAATGATATATTTCATGCAGAAACCAGGATAATAAGCACACCTGCTAGAGATTGTAGCTCACCTCTTACTTCAAATCTATGTTTAAATTCACAAGactcttttgtttttgttcctgATCATTCTACAACTGAGGCAAAAGGATCACATTCATCTCTTGGTGCTGATGCTGCTAGAGATGGATCTACAGAGATTCATTTTTACATTGATGAGCCTGTGATATCGAAAAGGTTTGAGGGGTGTCATCAGTCAAAGCTGCAAAATCATCCTGAAAGGCTCTTGTCAACTAGGACGGTGAGTAACATCTATCACAGATTTATTTACTTTgcatattttgttaaaattaatgaGTGTTGGTTGCATTTTCAGACGATATCCCCAACTTCCCAGAAGAGCCTGCGTGAAGCTCAAGAGTGCACCAAGTTAGATGCCGAACAATATTACAGTAAGTACATCCATATTTCATTTGGATTTCTGGGCGACTTGTCTATTCTTTATCAGTGAAGTGATAGAAACATTGATCATAAAACCAAATTAATTGGGGCTGTGtaaattcttcaaaaaaaagAAATCAGTCGTGTAAAAGAGAAGAAGTCATATGAATTGGCAGAAAACATCTTTCTTTAGTATCCATATGCAAAAGGGTGCTTATGTATGTAGTTACACATTAAATTACTCTTATTTATTAATGTTCTGACTTTCCATTTGGGTGATGTTTCCGGTCACTGTATGATTTAGTGCTTGGGGTCAAGATTTTTTTTGTGTGTCCAGTAATCTTGATCTTATCTAATGATATAATTTGTGTTGATTCTGATGATTTCAGAGTATGCAAGGAAATTGTGCTACAGtaaacaaattgaaaataaGATTGGCAGACCTGAAGAAGGCAATCAGATCAAGAGAGCTGAAGTCATTTTTAGCCCTGATAAAGTTGTCAAAAAACCTAAGATTCATAAGAATGGATTTCATCAAAATGACAAGGTTCCTCGTCCCTCCCGTGCTGCACAGCGCTTTAGTACTGGGTGCACCTCCATCCAAAGTTGTTCAGAGAGTGCCATTTTATTCTCACAGCAGCAAATGCTTGACGTTACATCCATTACGAGCAAACTTGCAAGAGAGTTGCAGTCAATGAGGGAAATAGTTGAAGAAACATTACAGTCCAAGTTGTATCCAGATAAATGCGCAAAATTTAATGCAGAAGAGGTAATAAATATCCTACATCCTTAGtacctttttctctttcttgtCACAATTTTTTGTCATACAATTATGCATATTAGGTAAATAGTCCTGCAAAATTTGCcttgtttcaattttatttctGACATATCTTAGTAGAATTTGGCAAATCTTATGAAGTATGTGCAATTAGTACATTTCACTTAGAAAACCAAAATTTAAGCATGCTAGATTTCAGGTTATGCAGGTTTTACTGAATATGGTGTTTTCTTTATGCCAGTTGCATAATCTTTTAGCATGTCTAAATGAATGCACTTGCAAATTATTATTGTGTATTGTTAATTTGGCAGATGAAGAATTCCGTACAGAATGCCACTAGAGTTGAAGAAAGTGCAAGAAGATCTCTTTCTATCATGGCAAGGGACTGCAATCGTTTCTGCAAAATCATGGTTTGTTTCTCATTTCTCTAGATCCTGGTTATGATttcaaagaaaataaataattattgacTAAGTCGGCACAAAGAAAAACAAATGactaaatttatttgtttggcaTTTCACTAATAGTCCAAACTGTCTCAGAAATTGGCCGAGAAGGGTTCTACTACTTCCCCAAATGCAGTTCGTAAGAAGAGGAAGATTGTGTTTGCTGATGAGGCTGGTGGAGATCTGTGTGATGTCAAGACTTTTGAGGAAGATATATTTTGTATGGAACCTAAGGGTGAGAATATAGTAACTGTAGATTAAATTAGGTTGAAGACTTTGCCaattatgtatttaatttttctgtACAATAGCTAATTTGATTGTAGAATAGGTGGTTATTATGCGTGGGGCTGCTAAGACACGAGGCACGCCGGATGTGCAAATTGAATGTACTGAGTGTGCAAAATAAATCCCTTCACATTAGGCAAATCAAGCTCATCTCTGTTCTAAGCTAGCTCATTCTTTAAAGCTCCAATGTAAAATCTTTTCCTGCTTCTAAATATATGCTTCCAAAGTTGAGCCTAGTAGTTACTCTGTACCTGCTTTAAGACGATTGGTTCAATATATTGACACATCCATCATTTGATTCATTAGCTTGAGGAGGCTCTGCTGCTGTAAGAAATTCCACAACTTGGAAAAGCCAGTTAAAAAGAAACAAGCCTACTGCAGAaggaaaaaaatcaagaaaatatctTGATATCCAACTTTCTTGTCGTCGTCAacaaaagtttaattaatttactcCCAGTTTAGTTAAATATGTTTCTATATTCATTCTAGCTCTACTGTACGATTCTAACATGCCACATGATTTGGCGTTCCAAAATTTGAAGTCCCATTGACTGGAAGAGAGCTATTGAAATATGAAACTCTTCCACTGCTGAATAACAGCAGTTAAATCTGATTGGTTTCCGATGACTCAGTGCTGGTGAACTTATTGGTACTGATCTAAAAATCCACATTTCCATTTAGGATCCGTTTGGGAAACGGATTCCCTGGCCATATTACATCTGTATCCTAAAGTCCAAAAATGTTTTACTTTAGATTAGCACAAAAGCTTCAGAAGAAACTCTGATAGAATAGGTGCCTGGCTTAAAATGTGTCCCATAGAGGACTTCCAGTGATTATGAAGTTATATTCTAGCTTAAGTACATCTCCAAGAAACTCTTTTGTCCTCCGCATCATCCTGATAAAAGCTAAAGACATGAAGTAAATGCTCCTTGCTGTTGAAATCCACACCGTCAGTTTCGAGCTTGCAACaatgaacaagaaaaaaaatacttaccCCTGTGTTGGAGTGAATTCTAGCACTAGTGTTTCAGGATTGGAGTCATTTATGGTCATTCTATAAATCTTCTGGTATTTGCTACATGTTAATttgatattcatattcataatttCATTATGGTTTAACCGTTtactattaaaatataaaaggaTATATCAATCAGTAAGAAACTGAAATGGCACAAGTAAAAAATATACAGTTTTTCTGTTTTAACCATCTTCAAGCTTTAAGTTTCACagaattcttcttcttcacagGAGAATCACAGAACAAGATTTCCCAAATCTCTGAGAAAGCTTCAATAATAACACCATGATACTGCCTGGAATTCAATGACAGAAAACACTGCAACAGTTCTTCTAACTCATTTTCCTCAAACATTTGCTTCTCCAATATCATTTCTAACATTGACCTTTTAAAATCCTCATAAGGATTCTCCGATTTCTTCACCACCGCGACGCTCTCCTTCACTGTTCCATCGGTCTTGTTGTTCGTCATCATCATCTTTTTCAGAACTGATCTTCGCAATGGAGAACTAATTACGTTTTTCTCCTTTGATACCTGACGCCTGAGTTTCCGAATTCTTGTTTTACTTGGTAATTTTTTGCTTGCATGTTCTGatttcttgatttttgtttttactGGATGACAAAAATCAAAAGAGGAATCGTACGAGAAGCTTCCTGATGGAAAGATTAAGGTTTCGGTTTCAATACTTTGATCTTCGGGTTCGCTGCTAAAACAGCAACCATCGTATTCTGATGAAACACAAACGCTAGTTTCATCATTGATTCTGTTCTTCTTTTCTCGAGTCTTGTTTTTCGGGTTTGCAGTTATTAAAACAGGCGAAAAACTGTCGAAACTGTCATCGGAAAATGAGACAGCACTCCGACTCTGCGAAAGCCTGTGAAGTGTGCTGGTTGGGAACTTCACAGTACTTCTGTCAGCTACTTTCTTGAATGCCAAGTAATCCGGAGATCCAATGCTGCAATCAGCTAAGTAATGTGCGAGAGGTCTTGTTTGGCGTCTGGTGCAGCCGAGTGATGATTTTTTCCGAGAAACACGGCGTTTGATGGATGCTAATTCCGGTGTGGTTGGCGGTGGGTCTGGAAGTTTAGGGTAACTGATGTCGTATGATTTACGATTGAAAGTTGAGATCCTGAAGATAGAAGGAACGGGTTTGTCGGAATCATTTTTGAGTCTACAGATTTGAAAAGAAGGCATGGCAAGAGAAAGCTTGAGTTTGAATCGCTTAGACATTTTGGAAAATGAAGTAGTTAGTATAATGCAGAGACAAAGCTTATATAATAGAAGGCCGGccttgaagaagaagaagcgtaCAAGTATACCAAattaaagaattattttaaaagaccAAATCCACGTGATGATGAATAGTTTTACACCTGAAAGCTACTTGGAATTCCATAGTTCGAAAATGTGTTGaacaattattataaaattgagTAACTCTttgataaaagaaattatatatgTTCAACACCAGCTCGAATTAGTTTGAATCGAGCATGAACAACAAGATCAAAGACCACAAAAACTCTTTGAAATACTCTTAAAAGCATAATTCAACATCAACATATGGATTGATGAGGAGAATTCTACAGGTCACTCGACCTCCTATGCCATGCGTACTATTTAAAAGATAGAATACTAAACACTGATTAGAGTGTGTAGCGAACTATCGAAATTCCTTTgccgtgttttcaaacgtttgttcATTTTTAACAGAATTCATCAAATGCTAGAATAATATGAAGCAAATGATGATGACAGTAAAAACGGTTGAAATAGTTTAACTAATTATTGTATCACTGGGATTTAATATCCAGAAATTTGCATATATATAATTCACTGTACCACCATTTTGGAGATTTGTATGTCTTATTGTCCACCTCAGATCTAAAAGACAACAACACAATCAAAGCTGAGTAAAGCGACCATTCAGAGACTACATTTATAATGATACATACTAAATGACTAAGACCCTAAAGAATAAGTTAGTAATGCAAATTAAACATCAAACGAACCTCAGTTAAGTTTTCTAATTATAAGTTAAG
This region of Mercurialis annua linkage group LG1-X, ddMerAnnu1.2, whole genome shotgun sequence genomic DNA includes:
- the LOC126681720 gene encoding uncharacterized protein LOC126681720, coding for MKLRSCSHLHSFQAIKGGLVTKVLNVCHGKPALKFKAVKDIYETEDTKDFDLISVISRKLKFVDTTVECDRSMDESLDILGGERKAVKSEEETSESSCKDCDGQAGDLDELNLANMTLKQFKDRCKKERKCSRHVDSSKRTKTCSLGGQDHFSSQPKKDEYDILEPLSCWKSRILKKKKIEKRKRRNSVSGSFQNALSIVKFGDFLIDQVVFQYSENFPVPIPIKVEVPEHSYSECKDMITFGLDSSCNCDEQLTCRGMISYEEGTADDNDWESDPLTSLIAIEDLDTSKDCVSETGMTEICSEELETDACGFETQIPTLHSDEPQSSTVNEQSYDNIEHADPKTIIGIQASDEEIKTEGSEVEIVKEGIAELVSQFPELSIVQGVDDEYSAIGQIPKSNSTGTVSPSNDHSPEAEMYHDTKKFPCVHEQSQKTSSNSQVQAPEIRFNFECVEFSERNGSCLTDHDAKNDIFHAETRIISTPARDCSSPLTSNLCLNSQDSFVFVPDHSTTEAKGSHSSLGADAARDGSTEIHFYIDEPVISKRFEGCHQSKLQNHPERLLSTRTTISPTSQKSLREAQECTKLDAEQYYKYARKLCYSKQIENKIGRPEEGNQIKRAEVIFSPDKVVKKPKIHKNGFHQNDKVPRPSRAAQRFSTGCTSIQSCSESAILFSQQQMLDVTSITSKLARELQSMREIVEETLQSKLYPDKCAKFNAEEMKNSVQNATRVEESARRSLSIMARDCNRFCKIMKLAEKGSTTSPNAVRKKRKIVFADEAGGDLCDVKTFEEDIFCMEPKGENIVTVD
- the LOC126681787 gene encoding transcription repressor OFP7-like, with product MSKRFKLKLSLAMPSFQICRLKNDSDKPVPSIFRISTFNRKSYDISYPKLPDPPPTTPELASIKRRVSRKKSSLGCTRRQTRPLAHYLADCSIGSPDYLAFKKVADRSTVKFPTSTLHRLSQSRSAVSFSDDSFDSFSPVLITANPKNKTREKKNRINDETSVCVSSEYDGCCFSSEPEDQSIETETLIFPSGSFSYDSSFDFCHPVKTKIKKSEHASKKLPSKTRIRKLRRQVSKEKNVISSPLRRSVLKKMMMTNNKTDGTVKESVAVVKKSENPYEDFKRSMLEMILEKQMFEENELEELLQCFLSLNSRQYHGVIIEAFSEIWEILFCDSPVKKKNSVKLKA